A part of Bacteroidia bacterium genomic DNA contains:
- a CDS encoding redoxin domain-containing protein, whose translation MKQLTVVLFLFFSFNADAQESMLGKKSPELAFDKILNFEKTQANLADFQGKVVILDFWATWCSPCLKSFPQLEQLQAKFRDDVQVMTITDDPEERIKIFLEKRKMMLPIAIDETRALADIFPHGTIPHAVVIDKSGIVTVIATPSELSEELISKILSGQEVHIEEKKDVINFDPSLPISENENFTYQITITPYKDGFPSYSNSTGGDGPYKGRRILATNLSARSLFEIACQFPARTRTIVEVSDLSNFEWSRKNAVCFEIIVPEELGNQRFEIMKQQLDIYFDYQPVIEERVRPVKVLQRIKGTETKITESKKETEASAIPGSRGFSMKGSSIEKLANFLEGSMHKPVVDETNLQGLYDLEIPWYNENPGQIHEELKKFGMEMIDADRKIQVLVIKDK comes from the coding sequence ATGAAACAGTTAACAGTCGTCTTATTTTTATTTTTTTCATTTAACGCAGATGCGCAAGAGTCCATGCTGGGCAAAAAATCACCAGAACTTGCCTTTGACAAAATCCTGAATTTTGAAAAGACTCAAGCGAATCTTGCCGACTTTCAAGGTAAAGTTGTCATCCTTGATTTTTGGGCGACCTGGTGTAGCCCTTGTTTAAAGTCATTTCCACAACTGGAACAACTTCAAGCTAAATTTCGGGATGACGTACAGGTCATGACGATTACAGATGATCCGGAAGAGAGAATAAAAATCTTTTTGGAAAAGCGAAAAATGATGCTGCCTATCGCAATAGACGAAACAAGGGCGCTTGCTGATATTTTTCCGCACGGGACAATTCCACACGCAGTTGTGATCGATAAATCGGGAATCGTAACGGTAATTGCAACCCCATCCGAATTAAGCGAAGAATTGATCAGTAAAATCCTTTCAGGTCAGGAGGTACATATTGAAGAGAAAAAGGATGTCATAAACTTTGACCCATCATTGCCAATATCTGAAAATGAAAATTTTACATACCAAATAACGATTACCCCATATAAAGATGGTTTTCCTTCTTATTCCAATTCTACAGGAGGAGATGGGCCATATAAAGGCAGACGTATTTTAGCAACCAATCTTTCTGCGAGATCATTATTTGAAATAGCCTGCCAATTTCCGGCAAGAACACGAACAATTGTGGAAGTATCAGATCTTTCAAACTTTGAATGGAGCAGGAAAAATGCTGTTTGCTTTGAGATAATCGTTCCTGAAGAGCTTGGCAATCAGCGGTTTGAGATAATGAAACAACAATTGGATATTTATTTTGACTACCAACCTGTTATAGAAGAAAGAGTGAGACCTGTTAAAGTTCTTCAAAGAATTAAAGGGACTGAAACCAAAATCACTGAATCTAAAAAAGAAACAGAGGCTTCCGCAATTCCCGGTAGCAGAGGATTTTCTATGAAAGGGTCATCCATTGAAAAACTTGCAAATTTTCTGGAAGGCAGTATGCATAAACCTGTGGTTGATGAAACAAACTTACAGGGGTTGTATGATTTAGAAATTCCCTGGTATAATGAAAACCCCGGGCAAATTCATGAAGAGCTTAAAAAATTCGGCATGGAAATGATCGATGCAGATAGAAAAATACAAGTGCTTGTAATCAAAGATAAATAA
- a CDS encoding VOC family protein → MEDQKDQTGKSTSPLDKTTPKVTGIGGIFFFSDNPQETKDWYAKNLGLEFNAWGASGFESRDINNPDEINSLQWSPFKKGDEYFAPSKKDFMINYRVQNIEGLVNKLKENGVTILDSIATYDYGKFVHIMDAEGNKIELWEPVD, encoded by the coding sequence ATGGAAGACCAAAAAGATCAGACAGGTAAGTCAACTTCCCCTCTGGATAAAACAACCCCAAAAGTGACGGGAATTGGCGGCATTTTCTTTTTTTCAGACAATCCGCAGGAAACAAAAGATTGGTATGCCAAAAACTTAGGGCTTGAATTTAATGCATGGGGTGCATCGGGTTTTGAATCCAGAGACATCAACAACCCTGACGAGATAAACTCGCTCCAATGGAGTCCTTTTAAAAAGGGAGATGAGTATTTCGCCCCATCCAAAAAAGACTTTATGATTAATTACCGGGTTCAGAATATTGAGGGACTTGTAAACAAACTCAAAGAAAACGGAGTAACCATACTTGACAGCATTGCGACTTACGACTATGGTAAGTTTGTACATATCATGGACGCAGAGGGCAACAAGATTGAACTATGGGAGCCTGTTGACTGA
- a CDS encoding trans-2-enoyl-CoA reductase family protein, whose translation MIVEPKTRGFICITAHPTGCAKNVLNQIDYIKSKGQVEGAKKVLVIGASTGFGLASRITSAFGSHASTIGVFFEKPPSEGKTASAGWYNTAAFENEAHKAGLYAKSINGDAFSDEIKAQTVNLIKEDWGKVDMLIYSLASPVRTHPKSGARYKSTLKPIGNAFTNKTVDFHTGEVKAITIEPCTPEDIENTVAVMGGEDWEMWIDALKNEDLLSPGFSTIAYSYIGPQLTEAVYRKGTIGQAKDHLEKTAFAITDSLKDMNGKAYVSVNKALVTQSSSAIPVIPLYISLLYKVMKAKGLQEGCIEQIYRLFKDRLFLDHVPTDEQGRIRIDDWEMRADVQEKVAELWEQATTETLSEIGDLNGYRTEFFNLFGFHLEGVEYEKEVDEIVSIPGLI comes from the coding sequence ATGATTGTTGAACCAAAAACTCGCGGATTTATTTGCATAACAGCTCATCCGACCGGATGTGCAAAAAACGTTTTAAATCAAATCGATTATATTAAATCAAAAGGCCAGGTTGAAGGCGCCAAAAAAGTGTTGGTAATAGGGGCTTCAACCGGATTTGGATTAGCCTCACGAATCACAAGTGCTTTTGGTTCTCATGCTTCTACCATAGGTGTATTTTTTGAAAAACCACCCTCAGAAGGAAAAACCGCCTCTGCAGGCTGGTACAATACGGCTGCTTTTGAAAATGAAGCACACAAAGCCGGTCTTTATGCCAAAAGTATCAATGGCGACGCATTTTCGGATGAAATTAAGGCTCAGACAGTAAACCTGATTAAAGAAGATTGGGGAAAAGTCGATATGCTGATTTACAGCCTCGCTTCCCCGGTTCGAACTCATCCCAAAAGTGGTGCGCGCTATAAATCTACGCTCAAACCCATCGGCAACGCGTTCACTAACAAAACGGTTGATTTCCACACAGGAGAGGTGAAGGCGATAACGATCGAACCATGTACACCCGAAGACATCGAAAACACGGTGGCGGTAATGGGAGGAGAAGATTGGGAAATGTGGATCGACGCTTTAAAAAATGAGGATTTACTTTCCCCTGGTTTTAGCACTATTGCCTATTCTTACATTGGACCCCAACTTACAGAAGCCGTCTATAGAAAAGGAACGATCGGGCAAGCCAAAGACCATTTGGAAAAAACGGCTTTCGCGATTACTGATTCTCTTAAGGACATGAATGGAAAAGCCTATGTTTCAGTAAATAAAGCGCTGGTAACACAGTCAAGTTCGGCGATTCCGGTTATTCCTTTATACATTTCTCTCCTCTATAAAGTCATGAAGGCGAAAGGGCTTCAGGAAGGTTGTATTGAGCAAATTTACAGGCTTTTCAAGGACCGGCTATTTCTTGACCATGTACCTACAGACGAACAGGGACGAATAAGAATTGACGATTGGGAAATGCGGGCTGACGTTCAGGAAAAAGTAGCAGAACTATGGGAACAGGCAACTACAGAAACGCTTTCCGAAATTGGCGATTTAAATGGCTACAGAACGGAGTTTTTTAACCTTTTCGGCTTCCATTTAGAAGGTGTTGAATATGAAAAGGAGGTGGACGAAATCGTAAGTATTCCGGGGCTGATTTAA
- a CDS encoding glycosyl hydrolase family 8: MKPWKKGAWETGRYRNVFLEAGYAQAEIDAKLNKAYYDVFEGPERVYFEVGDSMAYISDLKNHDARTEGLSYGLMVAVQLNKKEVFDRLWRWTKKYMQHQDGAREAYFAWSLEPKTGKHNSEGSASDGELYFVTALLFASNRWGNNTGIDYYAEARRILDAMWSKNGTEGVQNVINVEHKQITFVPDNYGYNWTDPSYHVPAFFEIWAEYANDGKEQFYRDCADTARAFLHRACNPVTGLNADYTEFSGAPKARRFIPTAFRYDSWRVPMNIAMDYAWFAKDKEWQKDYGKRIQNFLFCRGIDTYEDQFNMDGTLPDSILQAGGYKKLRHSLGLVSTVATTSIIGTQSKSWKFVDEVWNEKLEPYADGYFDPYYDGLLYLFSLMHLSGNYRIITPSK; the protein is encoded by the coding sequence ATGAAACCATGGAAGAAAGGCGCATGGGAAACAGGCCGGTATCGGAATGTGTTTTTGGAAGCAGGATATGCTCAGGCTGAGATTGATGCAAAATTGAATAAAGCCTATTACGATGTTTTTGAAGGGCCCGAAAGGGTGTACTTTGAGGTGGGCGATTCGATGGCCTATATCTCTGATTTGAAAAATCACGATGCCCGGACTGAGGGTCTTTCCTACGGTTTGATGGTAGCCGTGCAACTGAATAAAAAAGAAGTATTCGACCGTTTGTGGCGCTGGACTAAAAAATACATGCAACATCAGGATGGTGCCCGGGAGGCTTATTTTGCATGGAGTTTGGAACCGAAAACGGGCAAACATAATTCAGAAGGATCTGCCTCTGACGGAGAGTTGTATTTTGTAACCGCCCTGTTATTTGCTTCAAACCGCTGGGGGAACAATACGGGGATTGATTATTATGCAGAAGCCAGAAGGATTCTGGATGCGATGTGGAGTAAAAACGGGACGGAGGGCGTTCAGAATGTCATCAACGTCGAACACAAACAGATCACCTTTGTGCCCGATAATTACGGCTACAACTGGACGGACCCTTCATACCATGTACCCGCATTTTTTGAAATATGGGCTGAGTATGCCAACGACGGTAAAGAGCAGTTTTACAGAGATTGTGCCGATACTGCGCGCGCCTTTCTTCACAGAGCCTGTAATCCCGTAACGGGTCTCAATGCAGATTATACCGAATTTAGCGGAGCCCCCAAAGCCCGCAGATTCATACCCACAGCTTTCCGTTATGACTCATGGCGGGTGCCGATGAATATTGCGATGGACTATGCCTGGTTTGCCAAAGACAAAGAATGGCAAAAGGATTATGGCAAACGGATTCAAAACTTTCTCTTTTGCAGAGGCATTGACACCTACGAAGACCAGTTTAATATGGACGGAACCCTTCCGGACAGCATTTTGCAAGCCGGGGGGTATAAAAAATTGCGACATTCACTGGGTTTGGTATCAACAGTAGCCACTACATCCATTATCGGAACCCAGTCCAAAAGCTGGAAATTTGTCGATGAAGTCTGGAATGAAAAACTGGAACCCTATGCGGATGGGTATTTTGACCCATATTATGACGGTTTACTGTACCTGTTTAGTTTGATGCATTTAAGCGGAAACTACCGGATCATTACTCCCTCAAAATGA
- a CDS encoding GNAT family N-acetyltransferase: protein MNIEIQILTEKDTPELTSLISVFEVVFEMDPFVYPDKKYLSGLLSNRSFIAVTARLNGKVIAGLTAYVLDQYYSTKPLAYIYDLAVLAEYQRQGVGRQLMDFFNSYCREKGFEEVFVQADKEDDHAIDFYRSTQPTREDQAVQFSYSVGS from the coding sequence ATGAATATTGAAATTCAAATTTTAACGGAAAAAGATACCCCGGAACTCACCTCGCTGATTTCAGTTTTTGAAGTCGTTTTTGAAATGGATCCCTTTGTTTATCCGGACAAAAAATATCTGTCAGGACTCCTGAGTAATAGAAGTTTTATCGCTGTAACAGCCAGGCTAAACGGGAAAGTAATCGCGGGTCTTACCGCTTATGTACTGGACCAGTACTACTCAACCAAGCCGTTAGCCTATATCTATGATTTGGCGGTATTGGCAGAATACCAGCGACAGGGAGTTGGCCGGCAATTAATGGATTTTTTCAATAGCTATTGCCGCGAGAAGGGATTTGAAGAAGTATTTGTGCAGGCAGACAAAGAAGATGATCATGCGATTGATTTTTACCGCTCCACCCAACCGACACGAGAAGACCAGGCTGTACAATTTTCTTATTCTGTGGGAAGTTAA
- a CDS encoding alpha-L-arabinofuranosidase C-terminal domain-containing protein: MKRIITSLLFVSMSIISLSVKAQVSQTPLKIDLSVKGADVQPTMWGLFFEDINFAADGGLYAEKLKNYSFEFDNPMMGWNRVEENQANGYTYAMSYTVAGPNKKYIQLKRLNAIGTLGLQNSGFRGIGLQKGETYRLTFQARKVSGNAQLVAQLIGSEKALLGTAVQKQLTSEWTGYELSIPCSETDKNARFRLLIEGEGTIDVDMVSLFPYSTWKDRKRGMRKDIVQLLADMQPGFLRFPGGCIVEGFDLENRYQWKKTIGDMAGREVRVNRWNTEFGHRPTPDYYQSFGIGFFEYFQLAEDIGAAPLPILSCGLACQFNSGEIVQMGADLEPYIQDAVDLIEFANAPANTQWGSVRAEMGHPAPFNLRFIGVGNENWGPQYIERAKAFAEVIKARYPDVTIVSTSGPSPEGKEFDYLWGELKKMNAEIIDEHYYRQPEWFRENANRYDKYDRNGPKVFAGEYAAQSVFTVSPDNQNNWNCALSEAAFMTGLERNADVVHMASYAPLLAHVDAWQWKPDLIWFDNLSAFGTPNYYVQKMFSTNRGSYVVPVTHDNHSVSGQDNLFASAVVDTATHELIVKIVNTAQNSRKINIDLAGKFKLAAKGTITEMAADDLAVINSIEEPQKIAPAESEFEPGKKSLVIEVKGQSFSVAKIKIK, translated from the coding sequence ATGAAAAGAATTATTACCAGCCTCCTGTTTGTCAGCATGAGCATTATTTCCCTGTCCGTGAAGGCTCAAGTTTCTCAAACACCACTGAAGATCGACCTTTCGGTCAAAGGTGCCGATGTGCAGCCTACGATGTGGGGACTATTTTTTGAGGACATCAACTTTGCCGCAGATGGGGGACTGTATGCTGAAAAGCTAAAAAACTACTCCTTCGAATTTGACAATCCTATGATGGGGTGGAACAGGGTGGAGGAAAATCAGGCAAATGGTTATACCTATGCGATGAGTTATACGGTTGCCGGTCCCAATAAAAAATACATTCAGTTGAAAAGACTCAATGCTATAGGCACACTGGGTTTACAAAACAGCGGATTCCGTGGCATCGGTCTACAGAAAGGCGAAACTTACCGGCTGACCTTCCAGGCAAGAAAGGTTAGCGGCAACGCGCAATTGGTCGCTCAGCTTATCGGTTCGGAAAAGGCGCTCCTGGGAACCGCTGTTCAAAAACAATTAACCAGCGAGTGGACCGGGTATGAGCTGAGTATTCCTTGTTCGGAAACCGACAAAAACGCACGTTTCAGATTGCTGATTGAAGGCGAGGGAACGATAGATGTAGATATGGTCTCGCTGTTTCCCTATTCTACCTGGAAAGACAGGAAAAGAGGTATGCGAAAAGATATTGTCCAGCTTCTGGCAGATATGCAGCCGGGTTTCCTTCGGTTTCCGGGCGGATGCATTGTGGAGGGGTTTGACCTTGAAAACCGCTACCAGTGGAAAAAAACGATTGGCGATATGGCAGGCCGGGAAGTGCGGGTCAACCGTTGGAATACGGAGTTTGGGCATCGCCCCACGCCAGATTATTACCAGTCTTTTGGGATCGGATTTTTTGAGTATTTTCAATTGGCGGAGGATATTGGCGCGGCGCCACTTCCGATTCTCAGCTGTGGTCTGGCCTGTCAGTTTAATTCAGGCGAAATCGTACAGATGGGAGCAGATCTGGAACCATATATACAGGATGCTGTAGATCTTATAGAATTTGCCAATGCCCCTGCAAATACACAATGGGGATCTGTCAGAGCTGAAATGGGACATCCTGCACCCTTCAACCTCCGGTTTATCGGTGTCGGAAATGAAAACTGGGGCCCGCAATATATCGAAAGGGCAAAAGCTTTTGCGGAGGTAATTAAGGCCCGGTATCCGGATGTTACCATTGTCAGTACTTCCGGACCATCTCCCGAAGGAAAAGAATTTGATTACCTCTGGGGCGAACTAAAGAAAATGAATGCCGAAATCATCGACGAACACTATTACCGTCAGCCGGAATGGTTCAGGGAAAATGCCAATCGTTATGATAAATATGACCGAAACGGGCCGAAGGTATTTGCCGGTGAATATGCAGCGCAAAGCGTATTTACCGTAAGTCCTGATAATCAGAACAACTGGAATTGTGCATTGTCAGAAGCTGCATTTATGACGGGGTTAGAGCGAAATGCAGACGTAGTCCACATGGCTTCTTACGCGCCTTTGCTGGCTCATGTGGACGCCTGGCAGTGGAAACCTGATTTGATCTGGTTTGATAATCTCTCTGCCTTTGGCACACCCAATTATTACGTCCAGAAAATGTTTTCTACCAACAGGGGAAGTTATGTCGTGCCAGTCACCCATGATAACCATAGCGTATCGGGTCAGGACAATCTTTTTGCCAGCGCAGTTGTGGATACAGCCACCCACGAATTGATTGTAAAAATTGTCAACACTGCACAAAATAGCAGGAAGATAAATATAGACCTGGCGGGTAAATTTAAACTAGCGGCTAAAGGAACAATCACCGAGATGGCGGCAGATGATCTGGCTGTGATAAACTCAATTGAAGAGCCCCAAAAAATCGCCCCGGCAGAGAGCGAATTCGAGCCCGGCAAAAAGAGTTTGGTCATTGAGGTAAAAGGGCAGTCTTTTAGCGTAGCGAAGATTAAAATAAAATGA
- a CDS encoding alpha/beta hydrolase: protein MKQLSLTGILFVAVLNCFSQSAPKSAIIEIPDLLYVNEAEAENDSLQRLNLVIPEGVENFPLLIWIGGGAWSYVDRNVEMDLARKFAAAGIGVAAVGHRLSPAIWRDSSLTTGIQHPKHIEDIAAAVKWLYDNAPKYQYDRTKIFIGGFSSGAQLAALLSFDNRYLEKVGLSTDLIKGIIPISGTYDIVNYYEVMKNSDRPEMADLHVKAVFGENNSDFIDASPITYLDSLSIPMLVMVDRYLINYTKIFEEKLMETSFGDFQVLYIHNLTHGELWRNISRKENSIYRDMIIEFITSHTQS, encoded by the coding sequence ATGAAACAACTAAGTCTTACAGGAATTCTATTTGTAGCTGTGCTGAATTGCTTTAGCCAGTCTGCGCCCAAATCCGCAATCATAGAGATTCCGGATTTGTTGTATGTGAATGAAGCCGAGGCTGAAAATGACAGCCTTCAGCGCCTTAATCTGGTGATACCGGAGGGAGTGGAAAATTTTCCGCTTCTGATCTGGATTGGAGGCGGGGCGTGGTCGTATGTCGATCGCAATGTGGAAATGGATCTTGCAAGAAAATTTGCCGCCGCCGGAATCGGTGTTGCCGCGGTAGGGCATCGGTTGAGTCCGGCGATTTGGCGCGATTCAAGCTTGACTACAGGCATTCAGCATCCCAAACATATTGAAGACATTGCGGCTGCAGTAAAATGGCTCTATGACAACGCGCCCAAATACCAGTATGACCGCACAAAAATATTTATTGGTGGTTTTTCTTCGGGCGCACAGTTGGCTGCTTTATTGAGCTTTGATAACCGGTATTTGGAAAAAGTGGGTTTGTCAACGGACCTTATCAAAGGTATCATTCCGATTTCGGGAACCTATGATATTGTCAACTATTATGAGGTGATGAAAAACAGCGATCGCCCGGAAATGGCAGATTTGCACGTAAAAGCGGTGTTTGGCGAAAATAATAGCGACTTTATCGACGCTTCTCCGATCACTTATCTCGACTCACTGTCTATTCCCATGCTAGTAATGGTGGACAGGTATTTAATTAACTATACCAAAATATTCGAAGAAAAATTAATGGAAACCTCTTTCGGAGATTTTCAGGTATTGTACATTCACAACCTCACGCATGGAGAATTATGGCGCAATATTTCCCGCAAGGAAAACAGCATTTACCGCGATATGATCATTGAGTTTATCACTTCCCATACTCAGAGTTAG
- a CDS encoding clan AA aspartic protease, whose amino-acid sequence MKYHLLIVCLFLIFWKYLPAQKTLPLANDTIPFVLTEYNNIKVRVLLNDTDSLELKFDSGATGLLLTHEAIATKTKLLESQNEKKPTQDYQKLEAQSRLQIGKLRWDHLDVYPVTLSGHGTDGRFGWDLFEGRILEINYDKNIMVVHSQLPKNAKDYTRLKIEYVETLFCVEGRLFAGKKHYKSRFLIDTGYQKALLLDSVLMAEQNFPKDLPVVKITRLRNGAGKVFETKVVNCEKLMLRQSSLKNIPTQLLNTDNPAGFKTHILGNELLKRYNAYFDFQQNHIYLRLNSLELLPYGDV is encoded by the coding sequence ATGAAATACCATCTGCTTATAGTCTGCTTATTCCTGATTTTCTGGAAATATTTGCCAGCCCAAAAAACACTGCCGCTGGCAAATGACACCATTCCATTTGTCCTCACGGAGTATAATAATATCAAGGTTAGGGTTCTGCTGAATGATACCGATTCGCTGGAGTTAAAATTTGATTCCGGCGCTACAGGTTTGCTCCTTACCCATGAGGCGATTGCAACAAAAACAAAACTGCTGGAAAGCCAAAACGAAAAAAAACCTACACAGGATTATCAAAAACTAGAAGCCCAAAGCCGCTTGCAAATCGGGAAGCTGAGATGGGACCATCTGGATGTTTATCCGGTAACTCTATCAGGACATGGTACAGACGGACGGTTTGGCTGGGACTTGTTTGAAGGCCGGATTTTGGAAATAAACTACGACAAAAACATCATGGTTGTACATTCCCAGCTGCCTAAAAATGCCAAAGATTACACCAGACTAAAGATCGAATATGTGGAAACACTTTTTTGTGTAGAAGGCAGGCTGTTTGCCGGCAAAAAACACTACAAAAGCAGATTTCTTATTGACACAGGCTATCAGAAGGCATTGTTGCTGGACAGCGTTTTGATGGCGGAGCAAAATTTTCCCAAAGATTTGCCTGTGGTAAAAATAACCAGGCTTCGCAATGGCGCCGGGAAAGTATTTGAAACGAAAGTTGTAAACTGCGAAAAGCTGATGTTGCGCCAGTCATCGCTCAAAAACATTCCCACGCAATTATTAAACACAGATAACCCTGCCGGCTTTAAAACGCATATTCTGGGCAACGAACTATTAAAACGGTACAACGCCTATTTCGATTTTCAGCAAAACCACATCTATCTCAGGCTTAATTCATTGGAATTGCTGCCTTATGGAGATGTGTAG
- a CDS encoding ATP-binding protein, with translation MKINRIDIKDFRQFKDLSIDLTYPEGHIKAGQPLDKVCFIGQSGTGKTTILDLIRFYTQAFSNNSNSIIEIPLSISGNIKIDYLYEGKIFTARQEELSPQTRTTILGLLRPVTNNPDISLARSIVKTILYYFPAEILWSFEKFGKINLKQADKGEYSQEYIREIVEKLQKTEVIDFSSIPPVEVWYYILKDLLDHREQETQKRLAISNIAENLNVSPEAIQQKVEELNEWRKKNPSPINSLADALDPIIKDFKVKIKRELDFKSTKDLFTIQLQTFEGTDIDTNFWSTGTKQVILTAIPLIKLPTEDRIVLIDEPERSLYPDKQAEIINFYTRIAPEAQFFFATHSPIVASSFEPWEIVELKFNETGKVYREVYFSGENHIDNYTIDPRYYKYGTVLKNIFDMKIEGGDSDFRNKAQMRASYLADQIKELNRVGKVSEAQALYPEYKDLAEKLDWELAD, from the coding sequence ATGAAGATCAACCGAATAGACATAAAGGATTTCCGGCAGTTTAAGGATTTATCCATTGATCTTACTTATCCTGAAGGACATATAAAAGCAGGGCAGCCTTTGGATAAGGTTTGTTTTATCGGACAAAGTGGGACAGGGAAAACTACGATATTGGATTTGATCAGGTTTTATACGCAGGCTTTCTCCAATAATAGCAATAGCATTATAGAGATCCCATTATCAATTTCAGGAAACATTAAGATTGATTATTTATACGAGGGTAAGATCTTTACTGCCCGCCAGGAAGAACTGAGTCCCCAAACGAGAACTACTATATTAGGATTATTAAGGCCAGTTACAAATAACCCAGATATCTCTCTTGCTCGCTCAATAGTGAAAACAATCCTTTACTATTTCCCAGCAGAAATACTCTGGTCTTTTGAAAAATTTGGGAAAATCAATCTCAAGCAGGCGGATAAAGGGGAATATTCACAGGAATATATTCGAGAAATAGTAGAAAAACTCCAAAAAACAGAAGTCATTGATTTTAGTTCTATCCCGCCAGTGGAAGTTTGGTACTATATTCTGAAAGATCTGCTTGATCATAGGGAACAGGAAACACAAAAGAGGCTGGCTATCAGTAATATTGCGGAAAACCTGAATGTTTCACCAGAAGCCATTCAGCAAAAAGTTGAAGAACTTAATGAATGGCGCAAAAAAAACCCAAGCCCAATTAACAGCCTTGCAGACGCACTGGACCCTATAATCAAAGACTTTAAGGTCAAAATTAAACGTGAGCTGGATTTTAAGTCAACAAAAGATTTGTTCACTATTCAGCTACAGACTTTTGAAGGAACGGATATAGACACAAATTTTTGGAGTACCGGTACCAAACAGGTGATACTGACTGCCATTCCACTTATCAAACTCCCAACCGAGGATCGAATAGTTTTGATCGATGAACCAGAGCGGTCGCTTTATCCGGACAAGCAGGCAGAAATTATTAATTTTTATACCCGAATTGCTCCTGAAGCACAGTTTTTTTTCGCCACACATTCCCCGATTGTAGCGTCTTCTTTTGAGCCATGGGAAATTGTAGAACTGAAGTTTAATGAAACCGGAAAAGTCTATAGGGAGGTATATTTTTCAGGAGAAAACCATATAGATAACTATACGATTGATCCCCGCTATTACAAATATGGTACAGTCCTTAAGAATATCTTCGACATGAAGATCGAAGGCGGGGATAGCGATTTCAGGAATAAAGCACAAATGCGGGCATCCTACCTGGCTGACCAAATCAAAGAATTAAATCGGGTAGGCAAAGTTTCTGAAGCACAGGCACTTTATCCTGAATATAAAGACCTTGCAGAAAAGCTCGACTGGGAACTAGCAGACTGA
- a CDS encoding ABC transporter ATP-binding protein: MPATISLKISGLNKTYKNGVKALDNVSVNIGPGMFGLLGPNGAGKSSLMRTIATLQNPDSGQIFFEEIDVLNNVMQLRRILGYLPQEFGVYPKMSAESLLNYFALLKGVSGKTDRQKLIQEVLEITHLSDVRKEYVENFSGGMKQRFGIAQVLLNKPRLLIVDEPTAGLDPAERNRFLNVLREVALKNTIIFSTHIVDDVKDLCNEMAIMFGGRILKQIAPSQAIAEMYGQIWVKNTDGQILPQLENDYKVLSSRYNPDNSVAVRVFSPEKPGDDFFSDSPQLEDVYFFTLWGSSLGKQE; this comes from the coding sequence ATGCCTGCAACAATTTCACTGAAAATCTCAGGTCTTAACAAAACCTATAAAAATGGTGTGAAGGCGCTGGATAATGTCTCGGTCAATATTGGCCCGGGCATGTTTGGCCTTCTTGGCCCCAACGGTGCGGGAAAATCGTCGCTGATGCGTACCATCGCCACGCTCCAAAACCCTGATTCTGGACAGATATTTTTTGAAGAAATAGACGTGCTCAACAACGTTATGCAACTCCGCCGGATTCTTGGGTATTTACCGCAGGAGTTTGGCGTCTATCCCAAAATGTCTGCCGAATCACTTCTCAACTATTTTGCACTGCTCAAAGGTGTATCCGGTAAAACCGACCGTCAAAAACTTATTCAAGAGGTACTGGAAATCACTCATCTGTCTGATGTGAGGAAGGAGTATGTCGAAAATTTTTCCGGGGGAATGAAACAACGGTTTGGTATCGCACAGGTTCTGCTCAATAAACCCCGGCTCCTGATTGTGGATGAGCCTACGGCAGGCCTCGACCCCGCTGAGCGCAATCGCTTCCTCAATGTGCTCCGCGAAGTGGCCCTGAAAAATACGATCATCTTCTCTACGCATATCGTGGACGATGTCAAAGATCTCTGCAATGAAATGGCGATTATGTTTGGCGGCAGGATTTTAAAACAAATCGCGCCATCACAGGCTATCGCCGAAATGTATGGGCAAATCTGGGTGAAAAATACTGATGGGCAAATCTTGCCTCAGTTGGAAAATGATTATAAAGTTCTGTCATCCCGCTACAACCCTGACAATTCTGTTGCAGTCAGGGTGTTCTCTCCAGAAAAACCGGGAGATGATTTTTTCAGCGATTCGCCGCAGTTGGAGGATGTGTATTTTTTTACGCTCTGGGGCTCAAGCTTAGGGAAACAAGAATAA